One stretch of Zootoca vivipara chromosome 8, rZooViv1.1, whole genome shotgun sequence DNA includes these proteins:
- the LOC118090317 gene encoding mas-related G-protein coupled receptor member D-like, which translates to MSSSEWDSNIFTMDTDNTYQVYGEQLRAKCSEEEIYRYAFSELGYYTKPIAILICIFGLFGNGYVLWLLDFHIKRNPFTTYILNLTAADFGLLLFLSLSLILLFADDLCGLQLPAHISAIPLLHLCQFCYTASLCFHTIISIERCLSASFPSCYQHRRPQSLSSGLSILVWILCVMFCGMEISFYLVSNMILYPVVRSMFIVVIWVLPPILAVFTLLLLAKMCCNSQRRLPGSLTTAILLSLLFFLLCHGPWSITFLLSSPKHSQTLIALSQLLHSVNSSIKPVLYYLVGKQGKWSSTEPLKVIFRRVFQDEYYPLQENVLTDAEILSTVTCSSQAIN; encoded by the coding sequence ATGAGCAGCAGTGAGTGGGACAGCAACATTTTCACCATGGACACTGACAACACATATCAAGTGTACGGAGAGCAACTCCGTGCAAAATGCTCCGAAGAAGAAATCTACAGATATGCATTTTCTGAATTGGGTTATTATACTAAACCCATTGCCATCCTTATCTGCATATTTGGGTTGTTTGGGAATGGATATGTTTTGTGGCTCCTTGATTTCCATATTAAGAGAAATCCTTTCACCACCTACATCCTGAATTTGACCGCAGCTGACTTTGGCCTGCTCTTGTTTTTGTCTCTGTCCCTTATCCTTTTGTTTGCTGATGACCTCTGTGGATTACAGCTCCCTGCCCACATTTCTGCAATACCCCTGTTACACTTATGCCAATTTTGCTATACTGCCAGTCTCTGTTTCCATACAATCATCAGCATAGAAAGAtgcctctctgcctcttttcCAAGCTGCTACCAACATCGGCGGCCACAATCCCTTTCGTCTGGGCTATCCATACTAGTCTGGATCCTGTGTGTCATGTTCTGCGGAATGGAAATTTCATTTTACCTGGTCTCTAATATGATATTATACCCAGTTGTCAGGAGCATGTTCATTGTGGTCATATGGGTCTTGCCTCCAATTTTAGCTGTCTTCACTTTGCTCCTGCTTGCCAAAATGTGTTGCAACTCTCAGCGCCGACTGCCAGGAAGCCTGACTACTgccattcttctctccctcctgtttTTCCTCCTCTGCCATGGCCCATGGAGCATCACATTTCTGCTATCCTCCCCTAAGCATTCACAAACTCTTATTGCACTTTCTCAGCTCCTCCACTCTGTCAATAGCAGCATTAAGCCAGTGCTTTATTACTTGGTGGGGAAACAGGGCAAATGGTCCTCTACAGAACCCCTGAAGGTCATTTTCAGGAGGGTCTTCCAGGATGAATACTATCCTCTGCAAGAGAACGTGTTGACTGATGCAGAGATACTAAGTACAGTAACGTGTTCAAGCCAAGCCATCAACTGA